The stretch of DNA CAAATTGTATTTGAAATAATAGCATTTCAGTTTGGAAACATAAAACTTGTAGGAAAGGAAAGTGGAACTGACCCCACAGAGATTCCGATACGCAATATTATAAATACCGATCTTTTTTACTTAGGAACAATTTATATTTCCTATTTAGTTTCCTCTGTTGCGAGTAAACACCTAATTAAGTCGATTGAAAATGAAAGTATAGCTAATACGAGCCTTAACCAAAATAAAGAGATCATAGATAAACTACATGAATCAGGCAACACTCTTTCAGAAATTCAAATAAAAATTAAAGATACAATTGAAACTTTTAGAAATTCAACAATGGAGCAGGCTTCAATAGCAGAAGAAACTTCTGCGGCTATGGAAGAAATTGCAGCTGCTTCCAGAAGTATCAGTTCATCCACAGAAAAGCAGAAAGAGCTTAGCGTGGAAGCCAGCAAATTGAATAAAGAAATGGACTCAAGATTTAGTGACTTAAAAAAAGTAATTATAGAAAACGAAGAGATTCTTGCCAAACTCAATCCGATCATAGACCGAGGAATTTCTGTGATGAATGAGTCGGGAAATTCAATGAATGAGATCAAAAAATCTTCGGATGAAATATCTAAAGTTGTTTTGGTAATGAAAGAAATTGCTTATCAAATCAATCTATTATCTTTAAATGCAGCAATTGAAGCAGCAAGAGCAGGAGAAGCAGGAAAGGGATTTGCAGTGGTTGCGGACGAAATAGGAAAACTTGCACAAAAATCTTCCAATCAAACTAAAAACATTACTGAGAATGTAAAACTTTCATTAGATAAAGTAAAACTTGGAAACGAATCAGTGAAAAGCGTAACTGAGATTTTCAATACTATTGTGTCTGACTTTATGCAAATGGAGAAGATTAGAAAAACTGAAAATGAATCTCTAAATTCATTTGAAAAAAATAAAAATCAAATCAACACATCTATTCACAAAATCAGTGAACAAGCATCTGGAATCCAAACTGCTACCACTGAGCAAGAAACCGCAGTGAATGAAACAACTCAAGCAGTGACAAAAATTTCAAGTCAAGCAAGCGAGCAAGCATCTGCAATAGAGAATTTATCCAACTTGTTAGAATTTTTAGATGAAATTCATACTCTGATAAATAGTCTATCCAATATAAAAGAATAATTTTTATGATATGAAATAAAACGAAATGAATTATTGTAAAAATTTTTCAATGTTTAAAAAAAATGAAAATCCAAAAAAGTAATAATTCTAACGAGTCGATTGGATATATTGGACACGGACAACTTGAAAGTTCTCCTGCATCAATGTCTGTATTACATGTTATTAGCCATGAATTAGATCACATTGCTGAATTTAAAAATGAAGCAATCAGAGATAATGCTGAAATTCGTAGCATCGACATGAAAATTGATTTTGAATTTAGGGATGGGAAGTTGGTTGCTGTAAGTGGGAAAACAACCGCAACCTCAAAAATAAGATCCAATGAAAAAAAGCCAAACGTTTCTGAAACAAATGCACAAAATGAAGATAACCAAAAAGATAATAAAAATAATTTAGAATTAAAACCTGAAAAAGAAAAAATAGCCAGTGAAGAAAAAAAATTATTATACAGGATAGAATATATTAATTCAGAAATAAATCTTTTAGAAAATAAAAACTATTATACAGAACCTGAACCAAAAAATATTTATGATAAAAAAGATGAGCAAAGAAAAAAAGAACTAAAAGAAAAAAAGCAGAAGTTAGAAATTGAACTTTCTAATCTTAAAATAAAAACTCAAATCGAAAACTCTCAAGAAATGCTAAAAGAATCTCTTGATAAAACCCAAAACCAGTCTTTAGATCTTGTCCAAACTCAATTTACATCTAAGCCCGGTTTTATTTTAGATTTAAAAATTTGATAAGATCCACTATCATCATAAACCCTTCGTATAATAATGTGGGAACTCCAATTCGGAGGACAGATGCCTGATGTCTGAGGTCAGAAATAGTGGAGGTGGAATTTTTTTTCAATTAGATTTTCTTTTTAGATAAATATTTTGAGTTTACGCTTTTAGTGCAGATTTTTCACTTTTCGTGTGAAAATGTGGGAACTCCACTCTTTTTAGTAAAGTGCATGTTTTATACCAATTGTTCACCTTTCGTGCAATAATGTGGGGATCCAAATCAGAGGGCTGCATACTGAAATAGAGAAGTTGAAATCTTCATCAAGAATAATCTCATTTGCTTCCAAGTAATATATTTATCTCCTTTTCCGACAAAGGAATTTCTTTCTTAAATTCAGAGGCACTTATCCCACCTTTTGCAGATTTCTTTTTTTTGTATTCAGGTATTTGCAAAACTTTAGTTTTTCTTTTTGTTTTCGTTTTCATATCTATATATCTCCCTTTATTTCTTTTTGGAAAGGGCTTTCACAGAAAAAATCATTTCGCTGAAATTACATCAAATCCCGTTAGGTTTCTCATATTGTTGCTCGTGCTCGATTTGTTGAAGATGTTGCAAAAATAGAAATTGCGAACGGAATAAAACAATACGTTTTCCTTGATGCAGGATTTGACAGTTTCGCTCAACGAAATACAGAAATCAGTTCGCAAGTTGACATTTATGAAATTGATCTACCCGATACGTTGGCTTGAACAGAAGAAAAATTAATTCAAAACGGCTACAATGTTCCCGACAATTTGCATTTCGTTCCTGTAAACTTTGAAACTTCATCTTGGTGGACTGAACTTGTAAACAAAGGTTTTGACACTAACAAAAAATTTGTTTTTATCAAAGTTTTATCTGATAGAGAAATCGAAGAAGACATTATTCATAGTCTTGTAAATAAAATCCAAAACAGAAAAGAAAAATCCGTAGGGACAGAAGATTCTTCTGCCTACACTGTTTATGATGAATACAAAGGCATTTTTCAAAAGTTAGATAAAACCTATAACGGAAGCATACTTATAAAATGTCCAGAATTAGACTCTGTTAAAGTCGTCAATAAAGTCTTACTGGAAGTTTTAAAAGACCTACAACCGGAAAATTCTCATTATAACTTTAAAGTAATTCCTATTGAAATCCTTGGAACTATTTACGAACAGATTTTGAGCAAAGTAGTAGTAACCACTGACAAACGTGCTAGCATTGACTATAATTTGCAAGCAGTATAATAATAAAGAAATTAGAATTTATTGATAAACAAATCAATGCAATCATTTGCAAATCTTACAATCTCACCCCAGAAGAAATTAAAATTGTGGAGGGGGAAAATGTCTGAACTTTAATTTATTTGATTAAATGCTTACCATGATTTTTTATAAGACAAAATTTTCTCTAATGCGAAATCAAAAGAATCACACACATAGTTTGGACATTGAGTTAAACCCAGCGAGTGTAAATCTTCAGCGTAAGTTTGTGCTATATTTTCCGAGAGAAGTAAAACTCGGAAGACATAAGGTTGTGGTCGCAGTCTAAGATGAATTTATTGGAGAAGAAAACGAATTATTCCCTGAAGTAGAGAATGCCTATAAAGCAGAGATTGATCGAAGACTTGATGATACGAAAAAAAATTCGCCAACCCTTAAATATTTATTGCCTCTCCCATAGAGTCTAACGCAGCCTCCATTAGCCCTTCTGAAAGAGTCGGATGAGCGTGGATTGTGTTTCCAATATCCTCAACTCTAAGCTCTGAAACAGAAGACACGACATATTCGGAAATTAGCTCAGTTGCATTTGGACCAATTATATGAGCACCCAAGATTTCTCCTTTCTCTCCGGAAATTAATTTAATCATGCCAGTAGTGTCTCCTGTTGCCTGAGCACGACCACTTGCAGTAAATGGAAATCTACCTATTTTAAAATTCAAGCCAGACTCTTTCGCTTTTTTTTCAGTCATTCCAACAGAAGCTACTTCGGGATGGCAATAAGTGCAACCGGGTATATACTCATAATTAATCGGCAAAAACTGTAATTTGTGTGGATTTCCATTTTGAATAGAAATAGCTTCTGATGCCCTCACTCCTTCCATAGATGCAACGTGTGCAAGTAAAGGGTGGCCTGTACAATCTCCAATAGCATAAATATTAGAAACCGATGTCGCATAACGCTCATTTACAGAAATAAAACCATTTGTTAAGTGGATTCCTATTTCTTCTAATCGGATCCCATTTGTATTCGGTGTAAGACCAACCCCTACAATAACCTTATCCACTTCTAAGTCAAAAGATTTACCGTTTTCTAACTTTTCTTTTAGTTTTAAAACTATTCTATCCTTTTTTTTCTCTCCACCCGTAATTCCTGTACTGAGATAGAATTCGATTCCTTTTTTTTTGAATGACCTTTCTAAGATTTTACTGATTTCTTCGTCTTCGTTTGGTAATAGATGGTCTAAGTACTCTACGATATGCACCTTAGAGCCCATGGAAGAATAAAAGTCAGCAAACTCTACTCCAATCGCACCTGCACCAATAATTCCCAGAGTTTTTGGGATTTCTTTTTCAGTCATTGCTTCTTTACTCGAAAGTATTTTTTCTTGATCGAATGGTAAAATAGGGAGTTCTTTTGACCGAGCACCCGTAGCTACTATAAAATAATCAGAAACTAATTCTTCTTCTTTATCGTCTTTGAAAACTGAAATAGTATTTTTATCTTTAAAAACCGCTTTACCAAAAACTTGAGTGACTGAATTTTTCTTCATCAAGAACTCTACCCCCTTTGCCATCTGGTCTGCAACTTTTCTTGAACGCTCAATAATTTTAGGAAAGTCTGGTTTCCCTTTTTCAGAAATGATTCCAAACTCTCCTGCCTTATTCAATTCGTCTAAAAGATGAGCGCTTTGCAAAAGTGCTTTTGTTGGAATACAACCCCAATTCAAACAAATTCCACCCATTTTTTCCATTTCTACTACTGCGGTTTTTAATCCAAGCTGAGAAGCCCGGATCGCTGCCACATAACCTCCGGGCCCACCACCAATCACAACTAATTGAAATTCATTTGCCATATTCTACTCCTATTTTTCCAAAAAATGTATTTGCATTTTCGTAATAAATTTTTTTTAAAACTTCAGGGCTAAGTCCCAATCCGTAAATCTTCCACAAACCTTTTCTCGGTTTATTGAAAGGGTAATAATCAAAATACTCATCTTTCGTTTCTAAAAATCTAGAATAGATTTCGTACTTCCCTCTATCCGGAGGGCCGTCTGTACCAAAAAAAATCCTGTCTTGAAACTTCTCAAAAAATTTTTTTGCACTATAGGGTTGTCTTCCCAATTCATCAATCCTTGCAGAAATATCTATATAGACATTTTTATTAGACGTTAATAATTTATCTGCTTTTTGTAAATTGTGAGAATACTCCGCAAAATGTAAGGCTACAAATTTTACATTTGGATGTCTTCCAAATAACTCATCTCTTTCTTGCAATACTTCATCAAAAGAAGGGTATTCATTGGAAGCAAAAGACCATTCTGGACGACGAACAAGCTCGTCGTATCTTTCATTTTTTTCGTCAATCGGAGAAAAAAAACTTTTTGGGTCAACTGTATGAATAAAAATCGGTAGATTGTGTTTTGCGCACTCTTGAAATAATGGATCTAAAATCGAGTCGTTCATTTTCAGTCTTTCACCATTTCTTTTTTTTAGCATTAGACCAAAATTTTTCCAAAGTTTAATCCCCTTGGATCCGACTGAAATATCTTTTTTTAAATCATCCAACATTAGCGGGATAAAGTTTTCTCTTTCATCTATTCTTTTCCAATTGAATGTGCTGAAATGAATTATCCTTGGGTCATTATATGAGCTTTTTATTTTTTGAAATTCCTCACCTGTTTTAAAACTTAGATTTATCATCTTTACAATTTTCAACTCATCCATTAATTTCGTAACTTCTTCTGGATTTTTTTGAAATGGAAAACCGAGATGACCGTGCATTTCAAAGACAGGATAAGTTGGCAAATTTTTTAATCGTATGTCTTTCATTTCAAGCATCGAAATCGGATAAAACTCTGTCACTAGTACATTTTTTTTCACGTAAGGAACATTTTTAGGCACGGAAAAGCCTAAGGCTCCAAAAAGTAAAAATCGCATCTTAATCTGAATATAAGGAATTTGGTAAGCAAGAAACAAAACATTTCCAAAAAGAGACAAAAAGAGAAGGATTTTCAATTTATTTTTCATTGAGGTAAAACATAGAATATAAATCTTAGTCGTAAAGAGAAATTTTTCATACTTATGGCAAAAAGGGAGAGAAAAAATACAACGGAAAATCAAATCCTTCCTTTGGAGGACGCACTTCCACCGGATTTATTTTTACTTCCGATTAAGTCCAGACCTATTTTTCCCGGAATTATCACCCCACTTCTTATTCCGCCCGGCAAATTTACAAATTCTATTGAAGAAGTTTTAAAATCAAACGGGTATATTGGTCTTGTGCTTCTGAAAGACGATAAAAGCACAAAAGACCCTGTAGAAAATATTTTTCAATCTGGGACGGTAGCTAAAATTTTCAAAAAGGTAAACCTTCCTGAGGGAGGAATCAATATCCTTACAAATACGATTGCGAGATTTCAAATTGAAACTATCCTATCCAATTCTCCCCACTTAATCGCAAAAGTAAAATATCCGAAAGAAATTAATAGCGCAAATAAAACTACAACAAAAGCTCTCATGCGATCTCTACTTATTCTTACAAAAGAGTTAGCAAAAAATAATCCTCTATTTACAGAAGAAATGAAACTCACTTTAGTAAACATGGATGAGCCGGGAAAAATGGCAGACTTCGTTGCATCTATTCTAAATTTAGAAAAACAAAACTACCAAGAAATTATAGAGTCCACCGATATTCAGGATAGGCTTGAAATGGTGATTTTATTTCTAATTAAAGAAATCGAACTAATCAGCCTTCAAAAAAAAATACAAGGTCAGATCAGTGAAAAAATTGATAAACAACAAAGACAATTTTTTCTTCGAGAGCAATTGAAAGCGATTCAAAATGAGCTTGGGGTGGGTGATGGAAAATCTGAAAAAAAATACGATTCGCTCTTAGAAAGATTGAAAAAAGCAAATGTGGATGAGCAAGTAGTAGAAGAAGTTGCAAGAGAAATTACAAAATTTTACACAGGAGACATGAACTCGGCAGAAACGAATGTTAGTCGGAATTACTTAGACCTATTAAATTCCTTGCCTTGGGAAAATCCTCCTGAAAGAAAAATCGACCTACAATTAACAAAAAAAATCTTAAATAGAGACCACTATAAATTAGATGATGTAAAAGATAGAATCTTAGAATCTTTGGCAGTGAAAAAACTAAACCCAAATAGCAAAGGCTCTATACTTTGCCTTGTAGGTCCCCCCGGTGTAGGGAAAACTTCCATTGCTAAATCTATTTCAGAGTCTCTCCATAGAAAATTTTATCGAATTTCTCTCGGAGGGATGAGAGACGAGGCAGAGATCAAAGGACACAGAAGAACCTACATCGGATCTATGCCGGGAAAAATCATCCAAGCACTTAGGATACTGAAAGAGAAAGACCCTGTAATTATCTTGGATGAGATAGACAAGCTATCCACCGGCCAAGGAGACCCGGCTTCTGCACTATTGGAAGTTTTAGACCCGGAACAAAATTCGTCTTTTAGAGATCACTATTTAGATTTACCATTCGATATTTCAAGAGTATTGTTTGTTGCAACTGCAAACAATCTAGACACAATCCCCAGAGTGCTTTTAGACAGGATGGACGTTATACGCCTTTCCGGGTATATCACCGAAGAAAAAGTTGAAATTTTCAGAAAGTATCTATGGAAAAAAGAATTAGAAAAAAGTGGATTGAAAAATAAAAAAATCCAATTTGATACAAAAGCAATAATCTCTCTAATCAACTCTTATTCTAGAGAATCAGGCCTTAGAGGACTCGAAAAAATGACCAATAAAATTGTGCGTAAAATTGCGTACAAAACCGTAACCGGCGAGTCTTTCAAAACCACAATCACGGAAAAGGACTTAAAAGATTATCTTGGAATCCCCATTTTTACCGATGACAGAATGACAACGCCAAAACTACCCGGGACTGCACTCGGTCTTGCCTACACTCCTATCGGTGGAGCAACACTTTTAATCGAAGCTATTTTTATTTCGGGTAAGGAAGGCTTACTCGTAACAGGGAAGTTAGGCGAAACCATGAATGAGTCTGCGACTATTGCTTATAGCTATATCCAAAGTTTACTCGGAGATGACTCACTTTTCAAAGACAAAAAAATCCATATCCACGTTCCAGATGGTTCAACTCCAAAAGACGGACCCAGTGCCGGAATTACTATGGCGACCGCAATTCTTTCTCTAATTTTAGGGAAAGCAATACGACCCGGTTACGCCATGACGGGAGAGCTTACCCTTACTGGTGAAGTTTTACCCATCGGGGGGCTTCGCGAAAAAATCATAGCCGCAAAGAGAGCTGGGGTACATAAAATTATCTATCCGAAAGACAACGAGCCGAACCTGTCAGAAATTCCAAACTACATAAAAAATAGAGTTCATTTTTTTCCGGTCACAAAATATTCTGAAATCATAAAAATATTATTTGGTGAAATTAAAATACAAAATAAACTAAACAAAAAAGGAAAATAATATGGGTGTCCCATTTATAGATATAAAAAGATTTGAGAGCGGATTTTTAGAAGAGTGGAACGAAAAAGTAAAAAACTTGAGCGCGAAAGCCGGTTTCATCGGTGGAGAAGAAGTTACCAACTTGGAAAAAAATCTATCCGATTATTGCGAAGTCAAGCATACAATTTCTTGTGCAAACGGAACTGATGCTATCCAGCTCGCCTTACGAGCTGTAGGCGTTGGAAGAGGAGACAAGGTGTTACTGCCCGATTCTACTTTCTGGGCAACTTATGAAGCAGTCGTAAATTGCAGTGCAGACCCTTACACAGTTGACACTGACATGAAAGACCTGCAAATGAATTTTAGTGACTTTGAAAAAGCCGCAAATGAAGTAAAACCCAAAGCTGCCATTTTAGTTCACCTGTACGGATGGGGATCGGAAAGACTAAACGACTATAGAGAATTCTGTAAGAAAAAAAATATTATACTGATAGAAGACGGGGCACAATGTTTTGGCGTGAAATACAAGGGAGAAGAAATTTACAAAAATGCGGTAATCTCTACTACTTCTTTTTATCCAGCAAAAGTTCTTGGGGCTGCGGGAGATGCGGGAGCAGTATTCACAAACGATAGTGCACTTTCAGAAAAGGTTAGAATTTTAGCCAATCACGGAAGAACTTCTCACTATGGTCATGGTGCTGTCGGTTGGAATTCCAGAATGGATTCCCTGCAAGCAGCATTCCTAAATCTATCTCTAAAAAGATTTCCAGAAAGACTTGCCTCAAGAAAAAGTATCGCAAAAAAATATCACGATGAACTTTCTAAACTTGGGGTGAATAGGATTCTTCCTCCCACTGATTTTGAAGAAAATGGATATTGCAATGTGACTCTTTTCCCAAATGAAAAACGGACAAAATTAGAAGCTCTATTGAAAGAAAAAGGAATCGGATTCGGAAATATTTATCCAGGAGCTATGAGTGATCAACCGGGTGCAAAAGAATTCTTAAAAGCCAGATTCGGAGGGAAAAATGCACAAGAAATTTCTTCCACAGTTTTAAATCTTCCCTTATTCCCATACATGAAAGACGAAGAATTCAAGGAAGTAATTGGAGTAGTCTCAGGATTTCAGAGTGGAAAAGATTAGACTCACAGTAGTAATCGTACTGCTTTCGATTTTAGCAATTCTTACTTTTACACTTTCCAAGAGCTGGTTTTTTTTCGATAAAGGAATCGAACTAAAAGACGAAGAAATTGCAACCGAAGAAACATCAATCGAATGGAAAGACGACCCCGGGTCATTCTCACAAATTATATGGCAAAATTTTTTGATCTACCCTACCGGTCTTGTAAAAGAATCCGGTGGGTTTGGACCGGAAGAAACACTTCACCATGCGAAAAATCTGACTTTTATAAATTTGAATACTGGGGAAAACACAAAATTATTCCAAAAAAAAGTGTATATCTGGGATTATTTTTCGGGAAACTTTAAAAAGAAAAACAACAAGATCAATTCAGATGAGGCTAAATTTGATTCTATTGATATAGGAAATCGTCTTATTATAATAGCAATGACAGAAGATACGAATAAAGACGGATTTTTAAACAATAGAGATAAACCAAAACTATATGTTTATGATCCCTTAGGTGGAGACCTTACGTCCGTGATACCAGATAACTTCTGGTTTGAAAGAATATTGTACAATACCAAAAAAAATACACTCGCTTTAGTTATAAAAAAGAGTCCCCAAAAAAAAGAAGAGAAAGAGATTTCGGCTTTTCTTTTTTATAATGTAATCACACAAAAAAAACAGATCATTATTCCAGAGTAATTATGAAAGCAATTCAAATAGATTCATTCGGCTTAGAAAATATCCAATACAAAGAAATCCCAGACCCGGCACCTGTAGAAAGTTCTGAAGTTTTGGTTCGATTTCGTGCGGCATCTTTAAACTATCGCGACTATCTTGTAGTGACTGGTAAATACAACCCAAAATTTCCTCTTCCTTTAATCCCATGCAGCGATGGAGCAGGTGAAGTTGTAGAGATAGGAAAAAATATAAAAAACTTTTCTGTAGGCGACAGGGTTTGTGCAACTTTCGCACCAAATTGGGATTCAGGAAAACCAACCAAGAAAGAAATCAGAGCCTCTCTCGGTGGTCCACTCGACGGCACTTTGAGAGAGTATGCTGTTTTACCGGAGTCGGGTTTAGTGAAAATTCCATCCCATCTGTCTTTTGAAGAAGGAGCAACTCTACCTTGCGCAGCACTAACCGCATGGTCTGCCCTATTTGGTGAATCTCCTGTTCTACCGGGTGAGTCTGTAGTCATTCAAGGAACGGGTGGAGTCTCAATTTTTGCATTGCAGTTTGCGAAGCTCGCCGGTGCGAAGGTAATTTTAACTTCATCTTCAGACGAAAAATTATCTCAAGGAAGGAAGTTAGGCGCAGACTTTCTTATCAATTACAAAACAGACCCGAAGTGGAGTAAAAAAGTTCGAGAGTTTACAAATGGAGAAGGTGCAGACCATATAGTAGAAGTTGGCGGAGCCGGTACCTTAGACGAATCTATTCAATCGGTAAAATTATTTGGAAGCATTTATCTAATCGGGGTCTTGAGTGGCTCTTCTCCTTCCTTAAACTTACTCCCTATCGTAATGGGGCAGGTCAAGATTCAAGGAATAGTAATCGGACCAAAAAAAAGTTTTGAAAAAATGAATAGGGCAATCACAGAAAATTCTATTCATCCTGTAATAGATAAAATTTTCCCGTTAGAAGAAACTCGCCGCGCAATTGAATACCTTAGAGATGGTAAACACTTTGGAAAAATAGTGATAACCATTTAAAAAAGTTCAGTTATTTAGAGGTCAGTTTATTTCGTATCCGATGAACGATAAATTTTATTTTACTCCATACAAAATACATTGGCTTTAGGATAATTTTTACCTTGTTAAGATAAGGAGATACTTTTTGAAAAAAAGGACTAATAAATGGCGTACCTGCAAAAAGTCGTTTTT from Leptospiraceae bacterium encodes:
- a CDS encoding class I SAM-dependent methyltransferase, with the protein product MVARARFVEDVAKIEIANGIKQYVFLDAGFDSFAQRNTEISSQVDIYEIDLPDTLA
- the lpdA gene encoding dihydrolipoyl dehydrogenase, translated to MANEFQLVVIGGGPGGYVAAIRASQLGLKTAVVEMEKMGGICLNWGCIPTKALLQSAHLLDELNKAGEFGIISEKGKPDFPKIIERSRKVADQMAKGVEFLMKKNSVTQVFGKAVFKDKNTISVFKDDKEEELVSDYFIVATGARSKELPILPFDQEKILSSKEAMTEKEIPKTLGIIGAGAIGVEFADFYSSMGSKVHIVEYLDHLLPNEDEEISKILERSFKKKGIEFYLSTGITGGEKKKDRIVLKLKEKLENGKSFDLEVDKVIVGVGLTPNTNGIRLEEIGIHLTNGFISVNERYATSVSNIYAIGDCTGHPLLAHVASMEGVRASEAISIQNGNPHKLQFLPINYEYIPGCTYCHPEVASVGMTEKKAKESGLNFKIGRFPFTASGRAQATGDTTGMIKLISGEKGEILGAHIIGPNATELISEYVVSSVSELRVEDIGNTIHAHPTLSEGLMEAALDSMGEAINI
- a CDS encoding amidohydrolase family protein gives rise to the protein MKILLFLSLFGNVLFLAYQIPYIQIKMRFLLFGALGFSVPKNVPYVKKNVLVTEFYPISMLEMKDIRLKNLPTYPVFEMHGHLGFPFQKNPEEVTKLMDELKIVKMINLSFKTGEEFQKIKSSYNDPRIIHFSTFNWKRIDERENFIPLMLDDLKKDISVGSKGIKLWKNFGLMLKKRNGERLKMNDSILDPLFQECAKHNLPIFIHTVDPKSFFSPIDEKNERYDELVRRPEWSFASNEYPSFDEVLQERDELFGRHPNVKFVALHFAEYSHNLQKADKLLTSNKNVYIDISARIDELGRQPYSAKKFFEKFQDRIFFGTDGPPDRGKYEIYSRFLETKDEYFDYYPFNKPRKGLWKIYGLGLSPEVLKKIYYENANTFFGKIGVEYGK
- the lon gene encoding endopeptidase La: MAKRERKNTTENQILPLEDALPPDLFLLPIKSRPIFPGIITPLLIPPGKFTNSIEEVLKSNGYIGLVLLKDDKSTKDPVENIFQSGTVAKIFKKVNLPEGGINILTNTIARFQIETILSNSPHLIAKVKYPKEINSANKTTTKALMRSLLILTKELAKNNPLFTEEMKLTLVNMDEPGKMADFVASILNLEKQNYQEIIESTDIQDRLEMVILFLIKEIELISLQKKIQGQISEKIDKQQRQFFLREQLKAIQNELGVGDGKSEKKYDSLLERLKKANVDEQVVEEVAREITKFYTGDMNSAETNVSRNYLDLLNSLPWENPPERKIDLQLTKKILNRDHYKLDDVKDRILESLAVKKLNPNSKGSILCLVGPPGVGKTSIAKSISESLHRKFYRISLGGMRDEAEIKGHRRTYIGSMPGKIIQALRILKEKDPVIILDEIDKLSTGQGDPASALLEVLDPEQNSSFRDHYLDLPFDISRVLFVATANNLDTIPRVLLDRMDVIRLSGYITEEKVEIFRKYLWKKELEKSGLKNKKIQFDTKAIISLINSYSRESGLRGLEKMTNKIVRKIAYKTVTGESFKTTITEKDLKDYLGIPIFTDDRMTTPKLPGTALGLAYTPIGGATLLIEAIFISGKEGLLVTGKLGETMNESATIAYSYIQSLLGDDSLFKDKKIHIHVPDGSTPKDGPSAGITMATAILSLILGKAIRPGYAMTGELTLTGEVLPIGGLREKIIAAKRAGVHKIIYPKDNEPNLSEIPNYIKNRVHFFPVTKYSEIIKILFGEIKIQNKLNKKGK
- a CDS encoding DegT/DnrJ/EryC1/StrS family aminotransferase; this translates as MGVPFIDIKRFESGFLEEWNEKVKNLSAKAGFIGGEEVTNLEKNLSDYCEVKHTISCANGTDAIQLALRAVGVGRGDKVLLPDSTFWATYEAVVNCSADPYTVDTDMKDLQMNFSDFEKAANEVKPKAAILVHLYGWGSERLNDYREFCKKKNIILIEDGAQCFGVKYKGEEIYKNAVISTTSFYPAKVLGAAGDAGAVFTNDSALSEKVRILANHGRTSHYGHGAVGWNSRMDSLQAAFLNLSLKRFPERLASRKSIAKKYHDELSKLGVNRILPPTDFEENGYCNVTLFPNEKRTKLEALLKEKGIGFGNIYPGAMSDQPGAKEFLKARFGGKNAQEISSTVLNLPLFPYMKDEEFKEVIGVVSGFQSGKD
- a CDS encoding NAD(P)-dependent alcohol dehydrogenase; protein product: MKAIQIDSFGLENIQYKEIPDPAPVESSEVLVRFRAASLNYRDYLVVTGKYNPKFPLPLIPCSDGAGEVVEIGKNIKNFSVGDRVCATFAPNWDSGKPTKKEIRASLGGPLDGTLREYAVLPESGLVKIPSHLSFEEGATLPCAALTAWSALFGESPVLPGESVVIQGTGGVSIFALQFAKLAGAKVILTSSSDEKLSQGRKLGADFLINYKTDPKWSKKVREFTNGEGADHIVEVGGAGTLDESIQSVKLFGSIYLIGVLSGSSPSLNLLPIVMGQVKIQGIVIGPKKSFEKMNRAITENSIHPVIDKIFPLEETRRAIEYLRDGKHFGKIVITI